One genomic window of Cricetulus griseus strain 17A/GY chromosome 3, alternate assembly CriGri-PICRH-1.0, whole genome shotgun sequence includes the following:
- the LOC100765989 gene encoding prefoldin subunit 3: MAAAQDGCGLEAAAGNGRRIHPGIPEAVFVEDVDSFMKQPGNETADTVLKKLNEQHQKYMFMELNLTEKKRRLKGQIPEIKQTLEILKYMQKKKESTNSVETRFLLADNLYCKALVPPTDKVCLWLGANVMLEYDIDEARALLENNLSTARKNLDSLEKDLDFLQDQFTTTEVNMARVYNWDIKRRNKDDSTKNKA, from the coding sequence aTGGCCGCGGCTCAGGACGGATGTGGCTTAGAAGCTGCTGCTGGAAACGGGCGGCGGATCCACCCAGGGATTCCTGAAGCGGTGTTTGTGGAAGATGTAGATTCTTTCATGAAGCAGCCTGGGAATGAGACTGCAGATACAGTGTTAAAGAAGCTGAATGAACAACATCAGAAGTATATGTTTATGGAACTCAAccttactgaaaaaaaaaggaggctgaAAGGTCAGATTCCTGAAATTAAACAGACTTTGGAAATTCtaaaatacatgcagaaaaaaaaggaGTCTACCAATTCAGTGGAGACCAGATTCTTACTGGCAGATAACCTGTATTGCAAAGCTTTGGTTCCGCCTACTGATAAAGTGTGCCTGTGGTTGGGGGCTAATGTAATGCTTGAATATGACATTGATGAAGCTCGGGCATTGTTGGAAAACAATTTATCAACTGCCAGAAAGAATCTGGATTCTCTTGAGAAAGACCTTGACTTTCTTCAAGATCAGTTTACTACTACAGAAGTCAATATGGCCAGGGTTTATAATTGggacataaaaagaagaaacaaagatgatTCTACCAAGAATAAAGCATAA